In Methylomonas sp. MK1, the following are encoded in one genomic region:
- a CDS encoding AAA family ATPase, with protein MYQQYSIADTFGIAAPASMKVEGFVPGKNAYVPAQKTYVFRKDHLRDVLAFLGAHNGDGLYLTGPTGSGKTSLLEQVAARLNWGVHSVTGHGRLELNDLLGQYMLVDGGAMKWIDGPLTLAVRLGHVLLINEIDAIDPAELIGLNEIVEGKPLTIPQTGDVITPHPKFRLVATGNSAGSGDQSGLYQGVLRQNLAFLDRFRLMEVGYPEPEDEMKLLADVVPSMPETVRESMIKVANQIRKVFIGGADGSGMLSVTLSTRGLVRWASLVATFKSAPNALAYSLDRALTFRAEPAEREAIHRIAKDVFGDDWQV; from the coding sequence ATGTATCAACAATATTCGATTGCCGATACCTTCGGCATTGCAGCCCCGGCGTCCATGAAAGTGGAAGGCTTTGTCCCAGGCAAAAATGCTTATGTACCGGCGCAAAAAACCTATGTGTTTCGCAAGGATCACTTGCGAGATGTATTGGCGTTTTTAGGTGCCCACAATGGCGACGGCTTATACCTGACCGGGCCGACCGGTTCCGGTAAAACCTCGTTGTTGGAGCAAGTCGCGGCGCGTCTTAATTGGGGCGTGCATTCGGTCACCGGCCATGGTCGGCTGGAACTCAACGATCTGTTGGGTCAGTACATGCTGGTCGACGGCGGTGCGATGAAGTGGATCGATGGTCCATTAACCCTGGCGGTTCGCCTGGGTCATGTGCTATTGATCAACGAAATCGATGCCATTGACCCGGCAGAACTGATCGGTCTGAATGAAATCGTCGAAGGCAAGCCGTTGACGATTCCGCAGACCGGCGATGTGATCACACCGCACCCCAAATTTCGTTTGGTGGCCACCGGCAATAGTGCAGGTAGCGGCGATCAATCGGGCTTGTACCAAGGCGTGTTACGTCAGAACTTGGCGTTTCTGGATCGATTTCGGCTGATGGAAGTCGGTTACCCGGAGCCGGAAGACGAAATGAAACTGTTGGCCGATGTGGTGCCGAGCATGCCGGAAACGGTACGCGAAAGCATGATCAAAGTGGCCAACCAGATTCGTAAGGTGTTTATCGGCGGTGCGGATGGCAGCGGCATGTTATCAGTCACGTTATCGACGCGCGGTTTAGTGCGTTGGGCGTCATTGGTGGCCACTTTCAAAAGTGCGCCCAATGCCTTGGCCTATTCGCTGGATAGGGCCTTGACCTTTCGTGCCGAACCCGCCGAACGCGAAGCGATTCATCGCATCGCCAAGGATGTGTTTGGCGATGACTGGCAGGTCTAG